The sequence GGAGCGCATCCGTCAGCGGCTGCGAAGCATGCGGCTGGCCAACCTGCCTCCAGACCAGAGGGTGACGGCCAGTTTCGGCGTGGCGCCGGTGCTGGCCTTGTCGCAGTGGCACGAAGCCATCGCCCAGGCCGACCGGCTGCTCTACGCCGCCAAGGCCGCAGGCCGCGACTGCGTGCGCTGGGAGCCGGTGGCGGAAGTCAGGCCCTAGTGTCCTGGGCTGGCCGGGGGCGTCGCGGGCGCTGCGCCGCTGGTGCGGGCTGCCGGGCCAGCCAGGCGGGCAGGGCCGCGTAGACCAGGGCCGGGCCATGGGCATCGTTGGCCGCATAGCGCAGCTGGGACGGGCTGAGCTGCAGCGCCGCCCAATTGGAGGTGGATTGCTTTTTGGACTTGTGAAAGTTCTGCCCCAGCACCAGCGCCATGGCCGCGCGCACGCCGGTGCTGGCGCCGTAGCCCTGTTGCTTGAACACCCGGTCCAGATCGAGCACGTTGACCAGCTCGCAACCCAGGCGGCGCGGCAAGGTGGCCTGGTCGTTGTCCAGCCCAAAGCCGACCTTGCAAATACCGGGGTGGCTGAGCACCTCGCGCGCCAGTGCCAGGGCCTGGGGGTGGTGCAGCTGCAGCAGCCATGCGGCGTCGGGGGTGGCCAGCTGCACCAGATGGGGGCCGGTGTCGACTTGGTGGGTGCTGAAGATGGGCTTGCTCTCGGTGTCAAAGCCCAGTGCGTGCTGTGCCAGCAGTGCCTGGCGGGCCTGGGCGAATGCGGCATCGCTGGCGGGCAGGACAATGGCGTGGTCCGGCAGTGCCGCAAACAGCGGCAGCAACTGGCTTTCTTCTTTGGTAGGAGGCTTGAGACGGGGCATGCAGGGCAGGCAAAGTGGTGCGAGGCGCAAGCGTACACAGTTTTGCGGCAGCCGGCGTTGGCGCGGCGATTGGCTCAAGCCGCCGGGACCACCGTGCCTTGGGCCAGGGCGCACAGCTTTCTGGACTCGCCATCCACGGCATAGATTTCGCACTGGCAAATGGCCATGCGCTTGCCGGCACTGCGCGCCTGCGCTGTGGCCAGCAGGCGGCGGCCGATGGCGGGCCGCAGGTAGTTGATCTTGAACTCCGCCGTCAAGGCATTGCCGCCCAATGCCAGGCCTCCGGCAAAGGTGATGGCGTTGTCCGCGAGGTAGCTGAGCACACCGCCGTGGACAAAGCCATGCTGCTGCTTGTGGTGATCCTGCACGGTCAGTGCCAGTTCCGCGCTGTCGCTGGACACCGCAACCAGCTCGGCCCCAACAAACTGGCTGAAGGGCTGGGAGGCGAAAACCTGGCGGGCAAAGCTGTCCATATCGTCCATCTGCGGTCTCCTTGGTGTGAGATGCAGCGGTTGTACGCGCAATACCTATGCCGTGGGTGACGTCGGGGTGACAGAGCTGGGCCGTGCACCACCAGGCCACGCTGGCGTAAGCTTGTGGCAGATGCTGGCAATGGGCAGAGCCGCTGGCGCATGACGGGCCCGCAGCCTGCGCGAGGAGCATGGGAAATATGGAGAAAGCTATGGAAAACCAGGCAAGTAGTGCGCTGGAAAGCATCGTCTTGGGCGGTGGTTGTTTTTGGTGCACCGACGCGGTGTTCACCCGCGTGCGTGGGGTGGTGAGCGTGGAGGCCGGCTATGCCAATGGACATGTGGACCACCCCAGTTATGAGCAGGTGTGCACAGGCCAGACCGGCCATGTCGAAGGTGTGAAGTTGGTGTTTGATCCCCAGGTGATTGACCTGCATGCGCTGCTGGAAATCTTTTTCGGCACCCACGACCCCACCACGCTGAACCGCCAGGGCCACGATGTGGGCACGCAGTACCGCAGCGGCATTTATTTTTCCAGCGCGCAGCAGGAGCAGGTGGCCCAGCAGTTGTTGCGCATGTGCGAGCAGGAACAGACTTTTGGCGCCCCGGTGGTGACCGAGCTGCAGCCTTTGCGCTGCTGGTGGCCGGCCGAAGAAATGCACCAGAACTACTTTGCCCGCAACCCTTACCAGGGCTATTGCGCCCATGTGATCGCCCCCAAGGTGCGCAAGTTTCTGGATACCTTCGCGCGCTACGCCAAGCCGGGCTGAGCGGCTGCGCGGGCTTTTGCGCGGTGCAGACCTGCGGATGGCGCCTGGAATACATGTCCCGCAGTCTGGCCCGGGCATTGGGCAGGCTGTGATTCAGCTCGGTGCTTTTTGCATACATAATGCAATCGAGTTGCGTTAACAAGCCATGTCCGAATCCACCACTTCCCGTCGCCGCCTCCTTGCCGGAGGCGAGTCCCCGCTGCCTGCCGGTATGCGCTCCACCCGTGCCACGCGGGCCTTGCTGGCTTTGTTGCGCAGCCAGGCCGCACAACGCCTTTCTGCGGCGGATGCCGAGGCCGCCCTGGCACGCCTGGGTGTGGCGGTGAACCGGGTGACGGTGTTTCGCGCGCTGGACCGCCTGGCCCAGGCCGGTTTGCTGCAGCGCCAGGTGGACAATGACCGCGTCACCCGCTACCAGTGGCGGACAGAGGGCGCGGCCGGCCAGCGCAGCACGGTGGTCACAGCGGTTGCATACGGCGAAGAGGGCGGCCTGGTCTATTTCCGCTGCCTGCACTGCCAACAGCGGGTGGCGGTGGATGCCGCAGCACCTGCTGTTCGCCGCGCTCTGCAAGGGTTGGCCCGCAGCTTGCAGGGCCTGGGCCAGTTGCAGCAGACCGAGCTGCAAGGCCTGTGCACGGCCTGCCTGCCAGCCAGTACCGCATCTGCTGCCTAGGCTGCGCTTTCAGGGTTTCACATTCAGGATGATTTCCATGCTCTCTCTTCTTTCTTTGCGCTTTCGGGCTGTGCTGAGCGGCGCGGCACTGGTTTGCGGCTTGGCGCCTGCCCTGGCCCAGACTGCGCCGCCTGCTGCTGCGGCTTCACAGATGCCGGCGCAGCAGGCTCCGGCCGCGCAGCAGCCCACGCTGGATGCCCACACCCGGGAAGACATCGCCCGCCACCACAGCATGGCCAAGGCCCATGCCCAGGCGGCGCAATGCCTGGAGTCCGGCCAATCCGCCACCGCTTGCCAGCAGCAGCTGCAAACCGCATGCAAAGGCCTGGCCTTGGGCAAGAATTGCGGTATGCGGCATAGCCATTAAGCACATGGTGCTTCCGATTGCATAGCGCCTGAGCATGTCTTCAACCACACCATTCACCAGCCACCCAGTGGCCCGTACGCAGCCATGGCGCCGGGCTGCGGGCATATGGCTGTTGGTGGTCTGGATGCTGGCCATAGGTCTGGGGCCGCTGCTGGCGCGCATGCACCAGATCGTGCACCCTGCACAGCCGGTGGCCGTGCAGTTGCAACAAGCCGGGCAAGGCGTAGGCCTGGCCCGCAGCGAATCCCTGCAGCCCCAGAGCAGCCTGGCGCCGCCGCCGGGGAGCTGGGCGCATGCGCTGGGGGCCATGTTTGCCCACCACCACAGCCTGGATTGCCAGGCGCTGGACCAACTGGCCCATGCCCAGGCCCCGGGCACGGTGGCCATGCTGTGGCTGTCTGCGGCCTTGCCGCTGTTTTTGGCGCCGCCGCTGCTGCCCTGGGTGTTGCTGGAGCGGCCCTGGGGCTGGACCGCGCGCGGACCGCCTGCGTCCTTCATCGCTGCAGCTGGGTGACTGTCAGCCTGCCTCTTCATGGGGCAGGCAAGGCGGGCGCTGGCTGCATTCAGAGCGACCGAGCCCCTCTCTTTCCGAGGCCACAGCGCTGGCTGGCCCCATTGCCCGCTTGCCCCCGATGGCGAGCAGGCTGGCCGAGAGATGGTGCTCTCGCTCTTTTCTTCATAGCAACTCATGCATACCTGCTGTGCATTTGCATGCTTTTTAGCGATGAAAAGATTGCGCCATGCGCAATCCATGCTCCGTGGGGAGAGGGCAGGCGTACCCATATGTCGCCGCCGCCCAGCGAAGCTTGAGGGAGAAGTCCATGCGGACAATGAACAAAGAAGGCCAGGCCACCGTGGCTGCGGGCAAGGCCGGGTCTATGGTTGGGGCGGACGCGCCGTCGACGCTTTCCGGGCCGCGCACGCGCCGCCCCCATGCCATCACCGTGGCTTGCCTGATGCTGTTGGGAACCTGGGGCAGTGCGCCGGTGTTCGCGCAAAGTGCAGCACCCGGCGCAGCCCAGGCGCCTGCCGAAACCGCCGTGCCTGCTGCGCAGGAGACGGCCGCTCCGGCAGACCCAAGCCAGGCAGCAAGTGCCAATGAATCTACATTACATGAAATTAATGTGCGTAGCAGCGCTTGGTCCCTGGAGCAAACCAGCCTCGCGTCTCCCAGCAGTGTGCTGGCCGGCGACGCCCTGGAATCCCGCCGCAGCGCCACGCTGGGCGAAACACTGGAACAAGAGTTGGGCGTGCAAGCCAGCCACTTTGGTGCCGGGGCCAGCCGTCCGGTGATCCGGGGCATGGATGGACCACGGGTGCAGGTGCTCAGCAGCGGCAGTGCCGTGCAGGACGCTTCCAGCGTCAGCCCTGATCACGCCGTCATGGCCGACCCCATGCTGGCCGAGCAGATCGAGGTGTTGCGCGGTCCATCGGCCTTGCTCTACGGCGGCGCCGTGGGCGGGGTGGTGAATGTGCTGGACAACAAAATCCCCACCGCCGTCCCAGAAAACGGCCTGCAGGGCAGCGCCCAGACGCGCTACAGCACCGCAGACAAAGGTACGGTGGGCGCTTTCGGCCTCACCGGCGGCAAAGGCCCGCTGGTGGTGCATGTGGAAGGCATGGGGCGCAACGCCCAGGATTACCGCGTGGGCAGCGGTTGGGCCGATGGTGCCCGCGTGCCGGGCAGCTTCAGCAGCGGTGAAACCGGCAGCCTGGGCCTGAGCTGGGTGGGCAGCGAAGGCTATCTGGGCCTGGCCTACACCCGCCAGAACGCCCGCTACGGCCTGCCGGGCCACGAGCATGTGGACTGCCACCCCCATGGCGACCATCTGCATTGCGGCGGCCATGGACACAACCACGGAGGCCACAACCACAGCCATGGGGATGATGAAGAGGCGCCCACGGTCAATATGCGCAGCAACCGCTGGGATTTGCGCGGTGCCTGGCGCAACCCGGTGGTCGGCATCGCTGCCGTGCGCCTGAATGCCAGCACCACGCGCTACGCCCATGACGAGCTGGACGATGGCGTGGTTGCCACCGAATTCCGCAACCGGGCCCATGATCTGCGTCTGGAGGTGGAGCACCAGCCCCTGGCCGGTTTGAGCGGCGTGTTCGGCCTGCAAAGCGGCCAAAGCCGTTTCAGCGCCGAAGGCGAAGAGGCCACCGTACAGCCCACGGACACCCGCAGCTGGGGCCTGTTCTGGCTGGAGCGCTACCAACTGGGCGACTGGACGCTGCAGGGCGCCTTGCGCCATGACCAGCAGCGCGTGCGCGCCTTGCAATCCGATGTGGAGCGCACGCACAACGGCAGCTCGGCCTCGCTGGGCGCGGTCTGGCGCTTTCAGCCGGGCTGGCAGGCC comes from Comamonas sp. GB3 AK4-5 and encodes:
- a CDS encoding 3'-5' exonuclease, producing MPRLKPPTKEESQLLPLFAALPDHAIVLPASDAAFAQARQALLAQHALGFDTESKPIFSTHQVDTGPHLVQLATPDAAWLLQLHHPQALALAREVLSHPGICKVGFGLDNDQATLPRRLGCELVNVLDLDRVFKQQGYGASTGVRAAMALVLGQNFHKSKKQSTSNWAALQLSPSQLRYAANDAHGPALVYAALPAWLARQPAPAAQRPRRPRPAQDTRA
- a CDS encoding PaaI family thioesterase, with the translated sequence MDDMDSFARQVFASQPFSQFVGAELVAVSSDSAELALTVQDHHKQQHGFVHGGVLSYLADNAITFAGGLALGGNALTAEFKINYLRPAIGRRLLATAQARSAGKRMAICQCEIYAVDGESRKLCALAQGTVVPAA
- the msrA gene encoding peptide-methionine (S)-S-oxide reductase MsrA — protein: MENQASSALESIVLGGGCFWCTDAVFTRVRGVVSVEAGYANGHVDHPSYEQVCTGQTGHVEGVKLVFDPQVIDLHALLEIFFGTHDPTTLNRQGHDVGTQYRSGIYFSSAQQEQVAQQLLRMCEQEQTFGAPVVTELQPLRCWWPAEEMHQNYFARNPYQGYCAHVIAPKVRKFLDTFARYAKPG
- a CDS encoding transcriptional repressor, which translates into the protein MSESTTSRRRLLAGGESPLPAGMRSTRATRALLALLRSQAAQRLSAADAEAALARLGVAVNRVTVFRALDRLAQAGLLQRQVDNDRVTRYQWRTEGAAGQRSTVVTAVAYGEEGGLVYFRCLHCQQRVAVDAAAPAVRRALQGLARSLQGLGQLQQTELQGLCTACLPASTASAA
- a CDS encoding TonB-dependent receptor, with protein sequence MRTMNKEGQATVAAGKAGSMVGADAPSTLSGPRTRRPHAITVACLMLLGTWGSAPVFAQSAAPGAAQAPAETAVPAAQETAAPADPSQAASANESTLHEINVRSSAWSLEQTSLASPSSVLAGDALESRRSATLGETLEQELGVQASHFGAGASRPVIRGMDGPRVQVLSSGSAVQDASSVSPDHAVMADPMLAEQIEVLRGPSALLYGGAVGGVVNVLDNKIPTAVPENGLQGSAQTRYSTADKGTVGAFGLTGGKGPLVVHVEGMGRNAQDYRVGSGWADGARVPGSFSSGETGSLGLSWVGSEGYLGLAYTRQNARYGLPGHEHVDCHPHGDHLHCGGHGHNHGGHNHSHGDDEEAPTVNMRSNRWDLRGAWRNPVVGIAAVRLNASTTRYAHDELDDGVVATEFRNRAHDLRLEVEHQPLAGLSGVFGLQSGQSRFSAEGEEATVQPTDTRSWGLFWLERYQLGDWTLQGALRHDQQRVRALQSDVERTHNGSSASLGAVWRFQPGWQASLSYTHANRLPTAQELFADGPHLATNAWERGDSNLGRETSHAWDLGLRKTAGDTTWGLSLYHHQVNGYIYGRTLDVQDGFQLLQYSQADARFTGLEAEMRHRFNATWALRLWGDMVRAERNDGTRLPRIAPARVGAQLQARWQGWKGSVEWVQAARQSRVAPLETATPGYGMLHAGISYQLRTPQGQPLELFVQGRNLTNRLAYAHTSFIKDAAPLMGRNITLGVKMDF